In Kitasatospora sp. NA04385, a single genomic region encodes these proteins:
- a CDS encoding adenylate/guanylate cyclase domain-containing protein, with the protein MTDNDGATTGSDSGAADETTVATDLERLILDAPRKYTPYQAARAAEVPMDLATRFWRAMGFPDIGQSRALTDNDVIALRRLAGLIESGLLSEPMAIQVARSTGQTTARLAGWQMDTFLDNLTQPVEPGMTRSDVAYPLVELLLPELEQFLVYVWRRQLAAVTGRVVQAAEDHEVTSGRLAVAFADLVGFTRLSRRLEEEELGELVEGFENTCSDLIAGQGGRVVKTLGDEILFVSEDPATVAEIALSLVETLAKEDNMPALRVGMAFGTVTSRMGDVFGTTVNLASRLTSIAPKDAVLVDGELAAALEQHGTASLPETGPAPGHRFHLQPMWRRPVRGLGLVEPWLLTRVPAAD; encoded by the coding sequence GTGACAGACAACGACGGCGCCACGACGGGCTCCGACAGCGGCGCGGCGGACGAGACCACCGTCGCCACCGACCTGGAGCGGCTGATCCTCGACGCGCCGCGCAAGTACACCCCCTACCAGGCCGCGCGCGCCGCCGAAGTCCCGATGGACCTCGCCACCCGGTTCTGGCGCGCGATGGGCTTCCCCGACATCGGCCAGTCCCGCGCCCTCACCGACAACGACGTGATCGCGCTGCGCCGGCTGGCCGGCCTGATCGAGTCCGGGCTGCTCAGCGAGCCGATGGCGATCCAGGTCGCCCGCTCCACCGGCCAGACCACCGCCCGGCTGGCCGGCTGGCAGATGGACACCTTCCTCGACAACCTCACCCAGCCCGTCGAACCCGGCATGACCCGCTCCGACGTCGCCTACCCGCTGGTCGAACTGCTGCTGCCCGAGCTGGAGCAGTTCCTGGTGTACGTCTGGCGCCGCCAGCTCGCCGCCGTCACCGGCCGGGTCGTCCAGGCCGCCGAGGACCACGAGGTCACCTCCGGCCGGCTCGCCGTCGCCTTCGCCGACCTGGTCGGCTTCACCCGGCTCTCCCGCCGGCTGGAGGAGGAGGAGCTCGGCGAACTCGTCGAGGGCTTCGAGAACACCTGCTCCGACCTGATCGCCGGCCAGGGCGGCCGGGTGGTCAAGACCCTCGGCGACGAGATCCTGTTCGTCTCCGAGGACCCGGCCACCGTCGCCGAGATCGCCCTCTCCCTGGTCGAGACGCTCGCCAAGGAGGACAACATGCCCGCCCTGCGGGTCGGCATGGCCTTCGGCACCGTCACCTCCCGGATGGGCGACGTCTTCGGCACCACCGTCAACCTCGCCTCCCGGCTCACCTCGATCGCCCCCAAGGACGCCGTCCTGGTCGACGGCGAGCTCGCCGCCGCCCTCGAACAGCACGGCACCGCGAGCCTCCCCGAGACCGGGCCCGCCCCCGGCCACCGCTTCCACCTCCAGCCGATGTGGCGCCGCCCCGTCCGCGGCCTGGGCCTGGTCGAGCCCTGGCTGCTCACCCGGGTGCCCGCCGCCGACTGA
- a CDS encoding biotin--[acetyl-CoA-carboxylase] ligase, with amino-acid sequence MRGFGHDGPSPWTDLERPPLDERALRLDLLRPGALWTSLDVVSETGSTNADLAARAGDGAPEGAVLVAESQSAGRGRLDRRWSAPPRSGLFLSVLLRPQGVPVERYGWLPILVGTAVSAALDRVAGLRTGLKWPNDLQTVVDGGERKLGGILTELSGGAVVAGLGLNVSLRADELPVPTAASLALAGAETTDRSTLLRAVLREFAELYGEWTAAGGDPHASGLLPAYTARCTTLNRPVRVQLPGGRELLGEAVAVDADGRLVVRTPDGARHPVAAGDVVHVRPQD; translated from the coding sequence CTGCGCGGCTTCGGCCACGACGGCCCCTCCCCGTGGACCGACCTGGAGCGCCCGCCGCTGGACGAGCGGGCCCTGCGGCTCGACCTGCTGCGTCCCGGGGCGCTGTGGACCTCACTCGATGTGGTGAGCGAGACCGGCTCCACCAACGCCGACCTCGCCGCCCGCGCCGGGGACGGCGCCCCCGAGGGGGCCGTCCTGGTCGCCGAGTCGCAGAGCGCCGGACGCGGCCGGCTGGACCGCCGCTGGAGCGCCCCGCCGCGCTCCGGGCTGTTCCTGTCGGTGCTGCTGCGCCCGCAGGGCGTCCCGGTCGAGCGCTACGGCTGGCTGCCCATCCTGGTCGGCACCGCGGTCTCCGCCGCCCTCGACCGGGTCGCCGGCCTGCGCACCGGCCTGAAGTGGCCCAACGACCTGCAGACCGTCGTCGACGGGGGGGAGCGCAAGCTCGGCGGCATCCTCACCGAGCTGTCCGGCGGCGCCGTGGTGGCCGGCCTCGGCCTGAACGTCTCGCTGCGCGCGGACGAGCTGCCCGTCCCCACCGCCGCCTCGCTGGCCCTGGCCGGCGCCGAGACCACCGACCGGTCGACCCTGCTGCGCGCCGTGCTGCGCGAGTTCGCCGAGCTGTACGGCGAGTGGACCGCCGCCGGCGGCGACCCGCACGCCAGCGGCCTGCTGCCCGCGTACACCGCCCGCTGCACCACGCTGAACCGGCCGGTGCGGGTCCAACTGCCCGGCGGGCGCGAACTGCTCGGCGAGGCCGTCGCGGTCGACGCCGACGGCCGCCTGGTGGTGCGCACCCCCGACGGCGCCCGGCACCCCGTCGCCGCCGGGGACGTGGTGCACGTGCGCCCGCAGGACTGA
- a CDS encoding acyl-CoA carboxylase subunit beta produces MTQAPQDPHTTAGKLADLRRRIDEAVHSGSAAAVEKQHAKGKLTARERIAELLDEDSFVEFDEFARHRSTNFGQERNRPYGDGVVTGYGTVDGRQVAVFAQDFTVFGGSLGEVFGEKIVKVMDFALKTGCPMIGINDSGGARIQEGVVSLGLYGEIFRRNVHASGVIPQISLIMGPCAGGAVYSPAVTDFVVMADKTSHMFITGPDVIRTVTGETVDMEELGGARTHNTKSGNAHHLAADEKEAIEYVKALLSYLPSNNLSDPPAYPEEADLSVTPGDLELDTIVPDSANQPYDIRRVIEHVLDEGDFLEVQPLYAGNIVVGFGRVEGHPVGVVGNQPMDLAGCLDIAASEKAARFVRTCDAFNIPVLTFVDVPGFLPGTGQEWDGIIRRGAKLIFAYAEATVPLITVITRKAFGGAYDVMGSKHLGADINLAWPTAQIAVMGAQGAVNILHRREIAAAEAEGVGEERRAELLASYEDTLLNPYLAAERGYVDAVIAPSETRRHVVRGLRALRGKREALPPKKHGNIPL; encoded by the coding sequence ATGACCCAGGCACCGCAGGACCCGCACACCACCGCCGGGAAGCTCGCCGATCTGCGCCGGCGGATCGACGAGGCGGTGCACTCCGGTTCGGCCGCGGCGGTCGAGAAGCAGCACGCCAAGGGCAAACTGACGGCCCGTGAGCGGATCGCCGAACTGCTGGACGAGGACTCCTTCGTGGAGTTCGACGAGTTCGCCCGGCACCGCTCCACCAACTTCGGGCAGGAGCGCAACCGGCCGTACGGCGACGGCGTGGTGACCGGCTACGGCACCGTGGACGGCCGCCAGGTGGCGGTGTTCGCGCAGGACTTCACCGTCTTCGGCGGCTCGCTGGGCGAGGTGTTCGGCGAGAAGATCGTGAAGGTGATGGACTTCGCGCTGAAGACCGGCTGCCCGATGATCGGCATCAACGACTCCGGCGGCGCCCGGATCCAGGAGGGCGTGGTCTCGCTCGGCCTGTACGGCGAGATCTTCCGGCGCAACGTGCACGCCTCCGGGGTGATCCCGCAGATCTCGCTGATCATGGGCCCGTGCGCGGGCGGCGCGGTCTACTCCCCCGCGGTGACCGACTTCGTGGTGATGGCCGACAAGACCTCGCACATGTTCATCACCGGCCCGGACGTGATCAGGACCGTCACCGGCGAGACCGTGGACATGGAGGAGCTGGGCGGCGCCCGCACCCACAACACCAAGTCCGGCAACGCGCACCACCTGGCCGCCGACGAGAAGGAGGCGATCGAGTACGTCAAGGCGCTGCTGTCGTACCTGCCCTCCAACAACCTGAGCGACCCGCCGGCCTACCCCGAGGAGGCCGACCTCTCCGTCACCCCCGGGGACCTCGAACTCGACACCATCGTCCCGGACTCGGCGAACCAGCCGTACGACATCCGCCGGGTGATCGAGCACGTCCTGGACGAGGGCGACTTCCTGGAGGTCCAGCCGCTGTACGCGGGCAACATCGTGGTCGGCTTCGGCCGGGTCGAGGGCCACCCGGTGGGCGTGGTCGGCAACCAGCCGATGGACCTGGCCGGCTGCCTGGACATCGCCGCCAGCGAGAAGGCCGCCCGCTTCGTGCGCACCTGCGACGCGTTCAACATCCCGGTGCTGACCTTCGTCGACGTGCCCGGCTTCCTGCCCGGCACCGGCCAGGAGTGGGACGGCATCATCCGGCGCGGCGCCAAGCTGATCTTCGCGTACGCGGAGGCCACCGTGCCGCTGATCACCGTCATCACCCGCAAGGCCTTCGGCGGCGCGTACGACGTGATGGGCTCCAAGCACCTCGGCGCCGACATCAACCTGGCCTGGCCGACCGCCCAGATCGCCGTGATGGGCGCGCAGGGCGCGGTCAACATCCTGCACCGCCGGGAGATCGCGGCCGCCGAGGCCGAGGGCGTCGGCGAGGAGCGCCGCGCCGAACTGCTCGCCTCCTACGAGGACACCCTGCTCAACCCGTACCTGGCCGCCGAGCGCGGCTACGTCGACGCGGTCATCGCCCCCAGCGAGACCCGGCGGCACGTCGTCCGCGGCCTGCGGGCGCTGCGCGGCAAGCGGGAGGCGCTGCCGCCAAAGAAGCACGGCAACATCCCGCTCTGA
- a CDS encoding acyl-CoA carboxylase subunit epsilon — translation MTPIQVLHGQPTPEELATVLAVVQSRAATRAAAGPARGPATAWTDRTPRRVPAPGPHAWRTSLWPR, via the coding sequence ATGACCCCCATTCAGGTGCTGCACGGGCAGCCGACCCCCGAGGAGCTGGCCACCGTCCTGGCGGTGGTCCAATCCCGGGCCGCGACCCGGGCCGCCGCCGGCCCCGCCCGCGGCCCGGCCACCGCCTGGACCGACCGCACCCCCCGCCGCGTCCCGGCCCCGGGCCCGCACGCCTGGCGCACCAGCCTCTGGCCGCGCTGA
- a CDS encoding DoxX family protein, producing MSQFTTTARTTTAAARPHLIALHRAVVGLLFACHGAASLFGVLGGAYGGGSIKAGTWPGWYAAVIQLVCGSLVLLGLGTRGAALIASGSMAYAYFTVHQENALFPLQNGGESAVLFCWAFLLIAALGPGSFAITGREKRQR from the coding sequence ATGTCCCAGTTCACCACCACGGCGAGGACCACCACCGCCGCGGCCCGTCCCCACCTGATCGCGCTGCACCGCGCGGTCGTCGGACTGCTCTTCGCCTGCCACGGCGCCGCGTCCCTGTTCGGCGTGCTCGGCGGCGCCTACGGCGGAGGCAGCATCAAGGCCGGCACCTGGCCCGGCTGGTACGCCGCCGTCATCCAGCTGGTCTGCGGCTCCCTGGTCCTGCTCGGCCTCGGCACCCGGGGCGCCGCGCTGATCGCCTCCGGCTCGATGGCCTACGCCTACTTCACCGTCCACCAGGAGAACGCGCTCTTCCCGCTCCAGAACGGCGGCGAGTCCGCGGTGCTCTTCTGCTGGGCCTTCCTGCTGATCGCCGCCCTCGGCCCCGGCAGCTTCGCGATCACCGGCCGGGAGAAGCGGCAGCGGTAG
- the mmpB gene encoding morphogenic membrane protein MmpB → MLWSDPRDEPSQEAREVQRRLRRTALLIALLALAGAALVLV, encoded by the coding sequence GTGCTCTGGTCAGACCCCCGCGACGAGCCGTCGCAAGAGGCCCGCGAGGTGCAGCGCAGGCTGCGCCGGACGGCCCTGCTGATCGCGCTGCTGGCGCTCGCGGGCGCGGCCCTGGTGCTGGTGTAG
- a CDS encoding nucleoside triphosphate pyrophosphatase, whose translation MTARRPLVLASASPARLGLLRQAGLDPRVRVSGVDEDALSAATPGELALVLAVAKAEKVAGELAAEPGEPPLVIGCDSVLELDGAALGKPADAAEAVARWRSMRGREGVLRTGHCVIDTATGRRASATASTTVRFGTPDDAEVAAYVASGEPLHVAGAFTLDGRSAPFVEGIDGDPGNVIGLSLPLLRRLLAELDVRITDLWA comes from the coding sequence ATGACCGCTCGCCGCCCGCTGGTTCTCGCGTCCGCCTCCCCCGCCCGGCTGGGCCTGCTGCGACAGGCGGGCCTGGACCCGCGGGTGCGGGTGAGCGGGGTGGACGAGGACGCGCTGAGCGCCGCGACACCGGGCGAACTGGCGCTGGTGCTGGCGGTCGCGAAGGCGGAGAAGGTCGCGGGCGAGCTGGCCGCCGAGCCGGGCGAGCCGCCGCTGGTGATCGGCTGCGACTCGGTGCTGGAACTGGACGGCGCCGCGCTGGGCAAGCCGGCCGACGCGGCGGAGGCCGTCGCCCGCTGGCGGTCGATGCGCGGGCGCGAGGGCGTCCTGCGGACCGGCCACTGCGTGATCGACACCGCGACCGGGCGGCGGGCGAGCGCGACCGCCTCGACCACCGTCCGGTTCGGGACGCCGGACGACGCCGAGGTCGCCGCCTACGTCGCCTCCGGCGAACCGCTGCACGTGGCCGGGGCGTTCACCCTGGACGGCCGTTCGGCACCGTTCGTGGAGGGGATCGACGGCGACCCCGGCAACGTGATCGGCCTCTCCCTGCCGCTGCTGCGCCGCCTGCTCGCCGAGCTGGACGTGCGCATCACCGACCTGTGGGCCTGA
- a CDS encoding S9 family peptidase, translating to MKRSALPVALAAAALLLTACSGDGSGSSGKTGAAPGPSADTYGCVTQAQAAKGSFSLDAGTSGGSDVDAYYQDSDAGHAKVGVIFSHQRDGSLCEWALDFPAFTKAGYAVLAYTSEGDVTEVIKAGADYLKSKGVGAVALVGASKGAAGSLVAAKLDNPLPVKAVVSLSSPTTYPQYNAAIAVTTVKAPTYFAAEQTDSPFNDNARTLYDASVAEDKQLKIYPGGNHGALLLQDGALPDVLDYLARHAPAAG from the coding sequence GTGAAGCGTTCCGCACTGCCCGTCGCGCTCGCCGCGGCCGCGCTGCTGCTCACCGCCTGCTCCGGCGACGGCTCCGGCAGCTCCGGAAAGACCGGGGCCGCGCCCGGCCCGAGCGCCGACACCTACGGCTGCGTCACCCAGGCCCAGGCCGCCAAGGGCTCCTTCAGCCTGGACGCGGGCACCTCCGGCGGCTCGGACGTCGACGCCTACTACCAGGACTCCGACGCGGGCCACGCCAAGGTCGGAGTGATCTTCTCGCACCAGCGGGACGGCTCGCTCTGCGAGTGGGCGCTCGACTTCCCGGCCTTCACCAAGGCCGGGTACGCCGTCCTGGCCTACACCTCGGAGGGCGACGTCACCGAGGTGATCAAGGCGGGCGCCGACTACCTCAAGTCCAAGGGCGTCGGCGCGGTCGCGCTGGTCGGCGCCTCCAAGGGCGCCGCCGGCTCCCTGGTCGCGGCCAAGCTGGACAATCCGCTGCCGGTCAAGGCCGTGGTCTCGCTCAGCTCGCCCACCACCTACCCGCAGTACAACGCCGCGATCGCGGTCACCACGGTCAAGGCGCCCACCTACTTCGCCGCCGAACAGACCGACAGCCCGTTCAACGACAACGCCCGGACCCTCTACGACGCCTCCGTCGCCGAGGACAAGCAGCTCAAGATCTACCCGGGCGGCAACCACGGCGCCCTGCTGCTCCAGGACGGCGCGCTGCCCGACGTACTCGACTACCTGGCCCGGCACGCCCCCGCGGCGGGTTAG
- a CDS encoding biotin carboxylase N-terminal domain-containing protein, translating to MRKVLIANRGEIAVRVARACRDAGIASVAVYAEPDRDALHVRAADEAYALGGDTPATSYLDIAKVLKAAADSGADAIHPGYGFLSENADFAQAVLDAGLTWIGPPPQAIRDLGDKVTARHVAQRAGAPLVAGTPEPVSGADEVTAFATEHGLPVAIKAAFGGGGRGLKVARTLEEIPELYESAVREAVAAFGRGECFVEQYLDKPRHVETQCLADQHGNVVVVSTRDCSLQRRHQKLVEEAPAPFLTPEQNAELYRASKAILREAGYVGAGTCEFLVXQDGLISFLEVNTRLQVEHPVSEEVTGLDLVREMFRIADGEPLGYDDPEIRGHSFEFRINGEDPGRGFLPAPGTVTLFAPPSGPGVRLDAGVESGSVIGPAWDSLLAKLIVSGATRQQALQRAKRALEEFKVDGMATAIPFHQTVVTDPAFAPEVNGQNGPFTVYTRWIETEFQNTIPPFAGAGPDGEEPEGRETVVVEVGGKRIEVSLPSSLGVASAPAAGAGAAKAKRRTGTKKAASAVSGDTLASPMQGTIVKVAVEEGQVVAEGELVVVLEAMKMEQPLNAHKAGTIVGLTAQIGASVSSGAALCEIKDV from the coding sequence GTGCGCAAGGTGCTCATCGCCAACCGCGGAGAAATCGCCGTCCGCGTCGCCCGGGCCTGCCGGGACGCGGGAATCGCCAGCGTCGCCGTGTACGCGGAGCCTGACCGGGACGCGCTGCACGTACGGGCCGCCGACGAGGCCTACGCGCTCGGCGGCGACACCCCCGCCACCAGCTACCTGGACATCGCCAAAGTCCTCAAAGCCGCCGCCGACTCCGGCGCCGACGCCATCCACCCCGGCTACGGCTTCCTCTCCGAGAACGCCGACTTCGCCCAAGCCGTCCTCGACGCAGGCCTGACCTGGATCGGCCCACCCCCGCAAGCCATCCGCGACCTCGGCGACAAGGTCACCGCCCGCCACGTCGCCCAACGCGCCGGCGCCCCCCTGGTCGCCGGCACCCCCGAACCCGTCTCCGGCGCCGACGAAGTCACCGCCTTCGCCACCGAACACGGCCTGCCCGTCGCCATCAAAGCCGCCTTCGGCGGCGGCGGCCGCGGCCTCAAGGTCGCCCGCACCCTCGAAGAGATCCCCGAACTCTACGAATCCGCCGTCCGCGAAGCCGTCGCCGCGTTCGGCCGCGGTGAGTGCTTCGTCGAGCAGTACCTCGACAAGCCCCGCCACGTCGAAACCCAGTGCCTGGCCGACCAGCACGGCAACGTCGTCGTCGTCTCCACCCGCGACTGCTCGCTCCAGCGCCGCCACCAGAAGCTGGTCGAGGAAGCCCCCGCGCCGTTCCTCACCCCCGAGCAGAACGCCGAGCTCTACCGCGCCTCCAAGGCCATCCTCCGCGAAGCCGGCTACGTCGGCGCCGGCACCTGCGAATTCCTCGTCTNCCAGGACGGCCTGATCTCCTTCCTCGAGGTCAACACCCGCCTCCAGGTCGAACACCCCGTCTCCGAAGAAGTCACCGGCCTCGACCTGGTCCGCGAGATGTTCCGCATCGCCGACGGCGAACCCCTCGGCTACGACGACCCCGAAATCCGCGGCCACTCCTTCGAGTTCCGCATCAACGGCGAAGACCCCGGCCGCGGCTTCCTCCCCGCCCCCGGCACCGTCACCCTCTTCGCCCCGCCGTCCGGCCCCGGCGTCCGCCTCGACGCCGGCGTCGAATCCGGCTCCGTCATCGGCCCCGCCTGGGACTCCCTGCTCGCCAAGCTGATCGTCTCGGGCGCCACCCGCCAGCAGGCCCTCCAGCGCGCCAAGCGCGCCCTGGAGGAATTCAAGGTCGACGGCATGGCCACCGCCATCCCCTTCCACCAGACCGTCGTCACCGACCCCGCCTTCGCCCCCGAGGTGAACGGCCAGAACGGCCCGTTCACCGTCTACACCCGGTGGATCGAGACCGAGTTCCAGAACACCATCCCGCCGTTCGCGGGCGCGGGCCCCGACGGCGAGGAGCCCGAGGGCCGCGAGACCGTGGTCGTCGAGGTCGGCGGCAAGCGCATCGAGGTCTCGCTGCCGTCCTCCCTGGGCGTCGCCTCCGCCCCGGCGGCGGGCGCGGGCGCGGCGAAGGCCAAGCGCCGCACCGGCACCAAGAAGGCCGCCTCCGCGGTCTCCGGTGACACCCTGGCCTCGCCGATGCAGGGCACCATCGTCAAGGTCGCCGTCGAGGAGGGCCAGGTCGTCGCCGAAGGCGAACTCGTCGTCGTCCTCGAAGCCATGAAGATGGAACAGCCCCTCAACGCCCACAAGGCCGGCACCATCGTCGGCCTCACCGCCCAGATCGGCGCCTCCGTCTCCAGCGGCGCCGCCCTCTGCGAGATCAAGGACGTCTGA
- a CDS encoding condensation domain-containing protein: MTVRDARGGRGPATWGQRAIHSALVKLGTEAPRYNLRLAAPVDPGMTPEAVLRAYTELLHLHDALRTRLVEEDGDLVQIADADGTLPVALLHRDTPELAEEAAADLLGAYARQPFDPAGGWPVRLGLVLVDGLVRQTVVVLSHTAADGWGMRRMVRDLMLLAAGRTARDLRAEREFAQPLEEAAEQRSPRGRRRDAAARRHWRDKLAAGPRTLLPRPPGEPDPRRTFPYALLRSPALAAALPEAAARLQTSDATVLLAAAATELARLGGQRAFLCQVVVGNRFTEQAAEAVTTLAQEGLFHLPEISADFAETVRRARGPALAAYRHSGYDKPELDAELDGLRAAGVELADHSVFWNDTRDPLAALMADAPGREGPAERELSFPDEFPIRPGVSVAVDVVVVPGAVELRMVVDGALLSREQMAGFLCGVEELVLGAAGQPGPDRPKAG, encoded by the coding sequence TTGACGGTACGTGACGCGCGTGGCGGCCGCGGCCCCGCGACCTGGGGGCAGCGCGCCATCCACTCCGCCCTGGTCAAGCTCGGCACCGAGGCACCCCGCTACAACCTGCGGCTGGCCGCGCCCGTCGACCCCGGCATGACGCCGGAGGCGGTGCTCCGCGCCTACACCGAACTGCTGCACCTGCACGACGCGCTGCGCACCCGCCTGGTCGAGGAGGACGGCGACCTGGTCCAGATCGCCGACGCCGACGGCACCCTCCCGGTGGCGCTGCTGCACCGGGACACGCCCGAGCTGGCCGAGGAGGCCGCCGCCGACCTGCTCGGCGCGTACGCCCGGCAGCCCTTCGACCCGGCCGGCGGCTGGCCGGTGCGGCTCGGCCTGGTGCTGGTCGACGGCCTGGTCCGGCAGACCGTCGTGGTGCTCTCGCACACCGCCGCGGACGGCTGGGGGATGCGCCGGATGGTCCGCGACCTGATGCTGCTGGCCGCCGGGCGCACCGCCCGGGACCTGCGCGCCGAGCGGGAGTTCGCCCAGCCGCTGGAGGAGGCCGCCGAGCAGCGCTCGCCGCGCGGCCGCCGCCGGGACGCCGCCGCCCGTCGGCACTGGCGGGACAAGCTGGCCGCCGGGCCGCGCACCCTGCTGCCCCGCCCGCCCGGCGAACCGGACCCGCGGCGGACCTTCCCGTACGCGCTGCTGCGCTCCCCGGCGCTGGCCGCCGCCCTCCCGGAGGCCGCCGCCCGGTTGCAGACCAGCGACGCCACGGTGCTGCTGGCCGCCGCCGCCACCGAACTGGCCCGGCTCGGCGGGCAGCGCGCCTTCCTGTGCCAGGTGGTGGTCGGCAACCGGTTCACCGAGCAGGCCGCCGAGGCGGTCACCACGCTCGCCCAGGAGGGCCTGTTCCACCTCCCGGAGATCTCCGCGGACTTCGCCGAGACCGTCCGCCGCGCCCGGGGCCCGGCGCTCGCCGCCTACCGCCACTCCGGCTACGACAAGCCGGAGTTGGACGCCGAGCTGGACGGGCTGCGGGCCGCGGGCGTCGAGCTGGCCGACCACTCGGTGTTCTGGAACGACACCAGGGACCCGCTGGCCGCGCTGATGGCCGACGCCCCGGGCCGGGAGGGCCCGGCGGAGCGGGAGCTGAGCTTCCCCGACGAGTTCCCGATCCGCCCCGGGGTGTCCGTCGCGGTGGACGTGGTGGTGGTGCCGGGCGCGGTCGAACTGCGGATGGTGGTGGACGGCGCGCTGCTGAGCCGGGAGCAGATGGCCGGGTTCCTGTGCGGCGTCGAGGAACTGGTGCTGGGCGCGGCCGGGCAGCCCGGGCCGGACCGCCCGAAGGCCGGGTAG
- a CDS encoding DeoR/GlpR family DNA-binding transcription regulator: protein MFAAERRQLILEMVRANGAVSLRELARVVQTSEVTVRRDVRALESEGLLDRRHGGAVLPGGFSRDPGYPQKTHLATAEKSAIADLAADMVEEGDAIVVGAGTTTQELARRLARVPGLTVVTNSLLVAQALAHANRVEVVMTGGTLRGSNYALVGSGAEQSLAGLRVTKAFISGSGLTAERGLSTANMLSASVDRALVQAANEVIVLADHTKLGTDSMFQTVATEAITRLVTDERTLLDDLTSREQHALADCGVQVSVASLGLATESGGHPQAARRAAAPPAPAAPGSPLPGQRRPAPHGALPPAARLAERIR from the coding sequence GTGTTTGCAGCAGAACGTCGCCAGTTGATCCTAGAGATGGTGCGCGCCAACGGAGCCGTGTCGCTCCGCGAACTGGCCCGCGTCGTCCAGACCTCCGAAGTCACCGTCCGCCGGGACGTCCGGGCGCTGGAGTCCGAAGGGCTGCTCGACCGCCGGCACGGCGGCGCGGTGCTGCCCGGCGGGTTCAGCCGGGACCCGGGCTACCCGCAGAAGACCCACCTCGCCACCGCCGAGAAGAGCGCCATCGCCGACCTCGCCGCGGACATGGTCGAGGAGGGCGACGCCATCGTGGTCGGCGCCGGCACCACCACCCAGGAGCTGGCCCGCCGGCTCGCCCGGGTGCCGGGGCTGACGGTGGTCACCAACTCGCTGCTGGTCGCCCAGGCGCTGGCGCACGCCAACCGGGTGGAGGTGGTGATGACCGGCGGCACGCTGCGCGGCTCCAACTACGCCCTGGTGGGCAGCGGCGCCGAGCAGTCGCTGGCCGGGCTGCGGGTCACCAAGGCGTTCATCTCCGGCAGCGGCCTGACCGCCGAGCGCGGCCTGTCCACCGCCAACATGCTGTCCGCCTCGGTCGACCGGGCGCTGGTGCAGGCCGCCAACGAGGTGATCGTGCTGGCCGACCACACCAAGCTGGGCACCGACAGCATGTTCCAGACCGTCGCCACCGAGGCGATCACCCGGCTGGTCACCGACGAGCGCACCCTGCTGGACGACCTCACCTCCCGGGAGCAGCACGCGCTCGCCGACTGCGGGGTGCAGGTGTCGGTGGCCTCGCTCGGCCTGGCCACCGAGTCCGGCGGGCACCCGCAGGCCGCCCGCCGGGCCGCCGCCCCGCCCGCGCCGGCCGCCCCCGGCAGCCCGCTGCCCGGCCAGCGCCGTCCCGCCCCGCACGGGGCCCTGCCGCCCGCCGCCCGGCTCGCCGAGCGGATCCGCTGA